A DNA window from Pseudomonas tohonis contains the following coding sequences:
- a CDS encoding LacI family DNA-binding transcriptional regulator, whose amino-acid sequence MSSPRKRRGAGRVTLSAVAERVGVSAITVSRYFNQPEQVSEELRGRIETAVAELGYVPNLVAGGLASARGRIVGMVIPNISGPIFANTIQGFSDTLARHGYQLLLASSYFSEEQEESAVRAFLGWSPAALVVTSHFHSPGTEKMLAEADVPIVEVWDYQPERAPMQVGFLHRDVGVAAARYLLDKGHTRIAFVQNSAAGDFSALDRRDGYADTLRAAGHEPWVFVPSSGLAPFEAGKQAMEALMKRSPRPDAIIFANDNLAAGGLLAGQRAGLDLPGDCAVMGFGDYPFAEMLLPSLTTIRPPALEIGERAATRVLEALGVLPVEGEVERLNLLDCQVIARESA is encoded by the coding sequence ATGAGCAGCCCCCGCAAGCGCCGAGGCGCGGGACGCGTCACCCTCAGCGCCGTGGCCGAGCGCGTCGGCGTGTCCGCCATCACCGTGTCGCGCTACTTCAACCAGCCGGAGCAGGTCTCCGAGGAACTGCGCGGGCGCATCGAAACGGCGGTGGCCGAGCTGGGCTACGTGCCCAACCTGGTGGCCGGCGGCCTGGCCTCGGCGCGCGGACGCATCGTCGGCATGGTCATCCCCAACATCTCCGGGCCGATCTTCGCCAACACGATCCAGGGCTTCAGCGACACCCTGGCGCGCCACGGCTACCAGCTGCTGCTGGCCTCCAGCTACTTCTCCGAGGAACAGGAAGAGAGCGCCGTGCGCGCCTTCCTCGGCTGGTCGCCGGCGGCCCTGGTGGTCACCAGCCATTTCCACAGCCCCGGCACCGAGAAGATGCTCGCCGAGGCGGACGTCCCCATCGTCGAGGTCTGGGACTACCAGCCCGAGCGCGCGCCGATGCAGGTGGGGTTCCTCCACCGCGACGTGGGCGTCGCCGCCGCCCGCTACCTGCTGGACAAGGGGCACACGCGCATCGCCTTCGTGCAGAACAGCGCCGCCGGCGACTTCAGCGCCCTGGACCGCCGCGACGGCTACGCCGACACCCTGCGCGCCGCCGGCCACGAGCCCTGGGTCTTCGTGCCCAGCAGCGGGCTGGCGCCCTTCGAGGCCGGCAAGCAGGCCATGGAGGCGCTGATGAAGCGCTCGCCACGGCCGGACGCGATCATCTTCGCCAACGACAACCTCGCCGCCGGTGGCCTGCTCGCCGGCCAGCGGGCGGGCCTGGACCTTCCGGGCGACTGCGCGGTGATGGGTTTTGGCGACTACCCGTTCGCCGAGATGCTGCTGCCCAGCCTCACCACCATCCGACCGCCGGCGCTGGAGATCGGCGAGCGCGCCGCCACCCGGGTGCTGGAGGCGCTGGGCGTGCTGCCGGTGGAGGGCGAGGTGGAGCGCCTGAATCTGCTCGACTGCCAGGTCATCGCCCGGGAAAGCGCGTAG
- a CDS encoding MFS transporter: MNPSTLLSLPLLALALGGFVVGSSEFIIMGLLPEVARDLSVSLSDAGLLVSAYAMGVVIGAPLLGPLLGRLPRRQALLWLMGAYALGNLACALAPSYEWLLAARMFTAFSHAGFFGCATLLAAELAPPHRRASAMALVLSGLTIANVLGVPAGAWLGQATSWRVTFMVVAGLGLLTLLAQFLWLPATARPQPNAAGAWDGIFRRPVLHALGVCSLSSVALFGVFTYISPLLRDVSGFSPEHANFALLLFGIGLTLGNLLGGRLADKGFRFALPGAFAVSALCLVGLFVFAQVPVLALACLFLWGVASFAISSPLQLLLVEQAGESASLAATLSHAAFNLGNASGAFVGGLWLSTGMGLANLPLMGVAVLVATLLVCLPLPRLRATRERLKEAGQIH, translated from the coding sequence ATGAATCCCTCGACCCTTCTCTCCCTCCCCCTGCTCGCCCTGGCCCTCGGCGGCTTCGTCGTCGGCAGCAGTGAATTCATCATCATGGGCCTGCTGCCCGAGGTGGCCCGGGACCTCTCCGTGAGCCTCTCCGACGCCGGCCTGCTGGTCAGCGCCTACGCCATGGGCGTGGTCATCGGCGCGCCGCTGCTGGGCCCGCTGCTGGGGCGCCTGCCACGGCGCCAGGCGCTGCTCTGGCTGATGGGTGCCTACGCCCTTGGCAACCTCGCCTGCGCCCTGGCCCCCAGCTACGAATGGCTGCTGGCGGCGCGCATGTTCACCGCCTTCAGCCATGCCGGCTTCTTCGGCTGCGCCACCCTGCTGGCCGCCGAGCTGGCGCCGCCCCATCGCCGCGCTTCGGCCATGGCGCTGGTGCTCAGCGGGCTGACCATCGCCAACGTGCTCGGGGTGCCGGCCGGCGCCTGGCTGGGCCAGGCCACCAGCTGGCGGGTGACCTTCATGGTGGTGGCGGGCCTGGGCCTGCTGACGCTGCTGGCGCAGTTCCTCTGGCTGCCGGCCACCGCCAGGCCGCAGCCCAATGCCGCCGGTGCCTGGGACGGCATCTTCCGGCGCCCGGTGCTGCATGCGCTGGGGGTGTGCAGCCTGTCGTCGGTGGCGCTGTTCGGCGTGTTCACCTACATCAGCCCGCTGCTGCGCGATGTCTCCGGCTTCAGCCCGGAGCACGCCAATTTCGCCCTGCTGCTGTTCGGCATCGGCCTGACCCTCGGCAACCTGTTGGGCGGGCGCCTGGCGGACAAGGGCTTCCGCTTCGCCCTGCCCGGGGCCTTCGCGGTGAGTGCGTTGTGCCTGGTGGGGCTGTTCGTCTTCGCCCAGGTGCCGGTGCTGGCGCTGGCCTGCCTGTTCCTCTGGGGCGTGGCGAGCTTCGCCATCTCCTCGCCGCTGCAGTTGCTGCTGGTGGAACAGGCCGGCGAATCCGCCAGCCTCGCCGCCACCCTCAGCCACGCGGCCTTCAACCTGGGCAACGCCAGCGGCGCCTTCGTCGGCGGCCTGTGGCTGAGCACCGGGATGGGCCTGGCCAACCTGCCGCTGATGGGCGTGGCCGTGCTGGTCGCCACCCTGCTGGTGTGCCTGCCCCTGCCGCGCCTGCGCGCCACCCGCGAGCGCTTGAAGGAGGCTGGGCAGATTCACTAA